From one Lycium barbarum isolate Lr01 chromosome 6, ASM1917538v2, whole genome shotgun sequence genomic stretch:
- the LOC132645250 gene encoding probable serine/threonine-protein kinase WNK9: protein MNGLTHTEPEFSEFVEVDPTGRYGRYNEILGKGASKTVYRAFDEYEGIEVAWNQVKLYDFLQSPEDLERLYCEIHLLKTLKHKSIMTFYTSWVDPANRNINFVTEMFTSGTLRQYRQKHKRVNIRAVKRWCRQILNGLLYLHSHDPPVIHRDLKCDNIFINGNQGEVKLGDLGLAAILRKSHAAHCVGTPEFMAPEIYEEEYNELVDIYSFGMCILEMVTFEYPYSECTHPAQIYKKVMSGKKPDALYQVKDPEIRQFVEKCLATVSLRLSAKELLDDPFLQIDDNESDIRPTESRRELDYMNPLLRKPGRGLDYDRKSFRNGAYNGYCNDYGFDDPNEWASDPNEYEQTGIELFEYNDDEHDEHSPDLDITIKGKRRDDGSIFLRLRIADKEGRIRNIYFPFDVEYDTALTVATEMVSELDITDQDVTKIADMIDGEISKLEPDWKPGPGIEETPRFANSASFCRNCSSNNSSIGSFMNFLSKNPAAQNLQLAECNGCAATHGRFEEVTYQSNSPRPIISTYSDEPTSSSHINGVHYNLFKMNGFHHTEIWDRHESFESSSVGSEESHSLEEGEKLDHDHSTEGQKESGAKSLVRSLSNPHSLGEIPASNEISEYEHLIEQEMRWLKANYQIKLRELKDQHLGLPPKASKPPTGSSKRKKKTTKNRTSCLETLLKSSDCGKTISSESNGLVNNSCPISVSQRARKCEAIKGSPNVRDMVSTAKSFFTRTLLPNSLHRTTSLPVDAVDI, encoded by the exons ATGAATGGTCTTACACATACAGAACCAGAGTTTTCTGAATTTGTTGAAGTTGATCCAACTGGTAGATATGGCAGA TACAATGAAATTCTTGGAAAAGGAGCTTCAAAGACTGT TTATAGAGCATTTGATGAATATGAAGGGATTGAAGTTGCTTGGAACCAAGTGAAGCTTTATGATTTCTTACAAAGTCCTGAAGATCTTGAAAGGCTCTACTGTGAAATTCATTTGCTTAAGACTTTGAAGCACAAAAGTATCATGACTTTCTACACTTCTTGGGTGGATCCTGCTAATAGGAATATCAATTTTGTCACTGAAATGTTCACTTCTGGAACTCTTAGACA GTATAGGCAGAAGCATAAAAGAGTCAATATTAGAGCAGTAAAGCGCTGGTGTAGACAGATCTTGAATGGACTTCTTTATCTTCATAGCCATGATCCCCCTGTTATCCATAGAGATCTTAAGTGTGATAACATATTTATCAATGGAAACCAAGGGGAAGTTAAACTTGGAGATCTTGGCCTTGCTGCTATTCTGCGAAAATCACACGCTGCTCATTGTGTTG GAACGCCTGAGTTCATGGCACCAGAAATATACGAGGAGGAATACAATGAATTAGTTGACATATATTCTTTTGGGATGTGCATATTAGAAATGGTTACTTTTGAGTACCCATATAGTGAGTGCACCCATCCTGCTCAGATCTACAAGAAAGTGATGTCT GGGAAAAAACCAGACGCCTTGTACCAAGTGAAGGATCCTGAGATACGTCAATTCGTTGAAAAATGCTTGGCCACCGTGTCTCTAAGGCTCTCAGCAAAAGAGCTTCTGGATGACCCTTTTCTCcaaattgatgataatgaatcAGATATAAGACCTACAGAGTCCAGGAGAGAACTAGATTATATGAACCCTCTGCTAAGGAAGCCTGGTCGTGGACTAGATTATGATAGAAAATCTTTTCGTAATGGCGCCTACAATGGATACTGCAACGATTATGGTTTTGATGATCCGAATGAATGGGCATCTGATCCAAATGAATATGAGCAAACTGGAATTGAACTTTTCGAGTATAACGATGATGAACACGACGAACATTCCCCAGATTTGGATATAACTATCAAAGGGAAGAGAAGAGACGATGGTAGCATCTTTTTAAGACTTAGAATTGCAGACAAAGAAG GCCGTATCAGGAATATATATTTCCCATTTGATGTTGAATATGATACAGCATTAACTGTTGCAACTGAAATGGTGTCCGAATTGGATATAACTGATCAGGATGTTACAAAAATAGCCGATATGATTGATGGTGAGATTTCCAAATTAGAACCCGACTGGAAGCCAGGGCCAGGAATAGAAGAAACCCCTCGCTTTGCAAATTCTGCTAGTTTCTGTCGCAACTGTTCGTCCAACAATTCCTCTATTGGTTCGTTCATGAATTTCCTGTCTAAAAATCCAGCTGCTCAGAATTTGCAGCTAGCGGAATGCAATGGATGTGCTGCTACACATGGTCGGTTTGAAGAGGTTACGTATCAATCTAACAGTCCTCGGCCTATTATTTCGACTTATTCTGATGAACCAACATCATCAAGCCATATTAATGGTGTCCATTACAATTTGTTCAAAATGAATGGTTTCCATCATACAGAGATTTGGGATCGGCATGAAAGCTTCGAATCCAGTTCGGTGGGATCCGAGGAGAGTCATTCCCTTGAAGAAGGTGAGAAATTGGATCACGACCATTCAACAGAAGGTCAGAAAGAGTCAGGTGCAAAAAGTTTAGTCAGATCTTTATCGAATCCCCATTCTTTAGGTGAAATTCCTGCATCTAATGAAATATCTGAGTATGAGCACTTGATTGAGCAGGAAATGAGATGGCTCAAAGCGAACTACCAGATAAAATTAAGGGAGCTAAAAGATCAACACTTGGGACTTCCACCAAAAGCTTCAAAGCCTCCTACAGGTTCCTCTAAGAGGAAAAAGAAGACGACAAAGAATAGGACTTCATGTCTTGAAACTCTACTAAAATCTTCTGATTGTGGTAAGACCATTAGTTCAGAATCAAATGGACTTGTCAATAATAGCTGCCCCATTTCGGTATCCCAAAGGGCCCGAAAATGTGAGGCGATCAAAGGTTCCCCGAACGTCAGGGACATGGTTAGTACTGCGAAGAGTTTCTTCACCAGAACATTGCTTCCAAATTCACTTCACAGAACAACATCCTTACCAGTTGATGCTGTTGATATATAG
- the LOC132645251 gene encoding uncharacterized protein LOC132645251: MIPACFSIPHSEVSKTSSSPPSQVPQNLVTCIYQAHICGSPVYLTLTWSRNMYSHSLLVHAPDLFSITIPLHQSSFAIFKARHGSKSIHPIQHDHKKMKIHWDFTVAKFNQNSAEPEGCFYIAITCNARLEFFLGDMLTELTGRARLVSGCCSGDLTLLSRREHVFGRRSYTTRARIRGVKHEFVIECGGGVLKVKVDGKTSLVVKRLGWKFRGNERILVGQVEVTFFWDVFNWVNKKCDNDKFSQGHGVFVFQVGDGGVWPEMGGAEKKLMRKSLSAMDGPTSASPSVSLLSSPSCSSVLQWAEESSECGRSSWSSMRSSEISEGFSLLLYAWRKD; encoded by the coding sequence ATGATTCCTGCTTGTTTTAGTATTCCTCATTCTGAGGTTTCAAAaacttcttcatctcctccttcACAAGTACCTCAAAATCTTGTTACATGTATTTACCAAGCTCACATTTGTGGCTCACCAGTTTATCTTACACTCACTTGGTCCAGGAACATGTATTCTCATTCTTTGTTAGTTCATGCACCTGATCTTTTCTCCATCACCATTCCCCTCCACCAATCGTCTTTCGCCATATTCAAGGCCCGGCACGGATCCAAATCCATCCACCCGATCCAACATGATCATAAAAAGATGAAGATCCATTGGGACTTCACAGTTGCCAAGTTTAATCAAAACTCAGCAGAGCCTGAGGGGTGTTTTTACATTGCAATTACTTGCAATGCAAGACTGGAGTTCTTTCTTGGTGACATGTTGACAGAGTTGACGGGCCGGGCCAGGCTGGTGTCAGGCTGTTGCTCGGGTGACCTAACTTTGTTGTCACGGCGAGAACATGTGTTTGGACGGAGGAGTTATACTACTCGGGCTCGGATTAGGGGGGTCAAACATGAATTTGTGATAGAATGTGGTGGTGGAGTGCTAAAAGTGAAAGTAGATGGGAAAACAAGTCTTGTAGTGAAAAGACTTGGGTGGAAATTCAGGGGCAACGAAAGAATTTTAGTTGGTCAAGTGGAAGTAACCTTTTTTTGGGATGTCTTCAATTGGGTAAATAAAAAATGTGACAATGATAAATTTAGCCAAGGACATGGTGTTTTTGTGTTCCAAGTAGGCGATGGTGGTGTTTGGCCTGAAATGGGTGGCGCCGAGAAGAAGCTGATGAGGAAAAGTTTGTCGGCGATGGATGGACCAACGTCGGCATCACCATCGGTATCTTTGTTGTCGTCGCCGTCGTGCTCTAGTGTGTTGCAGTGGGCAGAGGAGAGCAGTGAATGTGGGAGGAGTTCATGGTCATCTATGAGATCAAGTGAGATTAGTGAGGGATTTTCTTTGTTATTGTATGCGTGGAGGAAGGATTGA